A section of the Suncus etruscus isolate mSunEtr1 chromosome X, mSunEtr1.pri.cur, whole genome shotgun sequence genome encodes:
- the LOC125998926 gene encoding plastin-3-like, which produces MTGIEPVPVVCNDENKTLSLAVVWQLMRRYTLNILEDLGDGQKANDGIIVSWVNRTLSGAGKSSSIQSFKDKTISSSLAVVDLIDAIQPGCINYDHVKSGHLTEDGKHNNAKYVVSMARRIGARVYALPEDLVEVKPKMVMTVFACLMGRGMKRV; this is translated from the coding sequence atgacagggattgaacctgtgccaGTCGTGTGCAATGATGAAAACAAAACCCTATCTTTAGCTGTAGTCTGGCAGCTGATGAGAAGATATACCCTTAATATCCTGGAAGATCTTGGAGATGGCCAGAAAGCTAATGATGGCATCATTGTAAGCTGGGTGAACAGAACATTGAGTGGAGCTGGAAAGTCATCTTCCATTCAGAGCTTTAAGGACAAGACAATCAGCTCTAGTTTGGCAGTTGTGGATTTAATTGATGCCATTCAGCCAGGCTGCATAAACTATGACCATGTCAAAAGTGGCCATCTAACAGAAGATGGCAAGCACAATAATGCCAAGTATGTTGTGTCAATGGCTAGAAGAATTGGAGCCAGGGTTTATGCTCTCCCAGAAGACCTGGTGGAAGTAAAGCCCAAGATGGTCATGACTGTGTTTGCCTGCTTGATGGGAAGAGGAATGAAGAGAGTGTAA